The following are encoded in a window of Microcaecilia unicolor chromosome 14, aMicUni1.1, whole genome shotgun sequence genomic DNA:
- the LOC115458209 gene encoding olfactory receptor 1019-like, protein MAYDRFAAICKPLHYPLLMNKRNCVLLAASSWITGFVDMIPFLDVVSHYSFCGSNEINHFFCDPNALLKLSCSDTQNFKILVLSEGGFIAVMPFLFTLSSYAFIITALMKITSSEGRRKAFSTCSSHLTVVVLFYGTIICIYMSPSSTFSLEQDKIFAILYTVLIPMLNPLIYSMRNQDVKNALRNLMFRKQYKKKQVSNMTI, encoded by the coding sequence ATGGCTTATGATCGTTTTGCAGCAATATGCAAACCTCTACATTACCCACTCCTCATGAACAAAAGGAACTGCGTTTTACTTGCAGCTTCCTCCTGGATAACTGGTTTTGTGGATATGATTCCTTTTTTAGATGTTGTATCCCATTACTCTTTTTGTGGCTCCAATGAGAttaaccatttcttctgtgaCCCTAATGCGCTGCTAAAACTTTCCTGCAGTGATACTCAGAACTTTAAAATACTAGTGCTTTCTGAAGGGGGTTTTATAGCTGTCATGCCCTTTCTATTTACACTTTCATCCTACGCCTTTATCATTACCGCCTTAATGAAAATCACCTCTTCCGAAGGAAGACGCAAGGCCTTTtccacctgctcctcccacctCACTGTTGTTGTTCTGTTTTATGGCACTATTATATGCATCTATATGAGCCCGAGTTCAACGTTTTCACTAGAGCAAGATAAAATATTTGCCATTTTGTATACAGTACTCATTCCCATGCTAAATCCTTTAATTTATAGCATGAGAAATCAGGATGTAAAAAATGCCCTGAGAAATCTCATGTTTAGAAAACAATATAAAAAGAAGCAAGTCAGTAATATGACCATCTGA